One window of the Halobacillus litoralis genome contains the following:
- the trmB gene encoding tRNA (guanosine(46)-N7)-methyltransferase TrmB has product MRLRHKPWADDFLRENDQVVVQKPFEMNGKWEELFPMPEQPLHLEIGSGKGQFIAGMGRQHPEYNFIGVEFVKSVIVGAVKKVLQADTENVRMVNENARDLRDLFDENEVDHIYLNFSDPWPKNKHEKRRLTYHTFLEQYEGVLKPGGQVTLKTDNKGLFEYSLVSFSEYGMVIEDVSVDLHADQDPLNVPTEYEEKFSAKGQPIYKCKARFNT; this is encoded by the coding sequence ATGCGTTTAAGACATAAACCTTGGGCAGATGATTTTTTAAGAGAGAATGATCAAGTTGTCGTTCAGAAACCCTTTGAAATGAATGGGAAGTGGGAGGAGCTGTTCCCAATGCCAGAACAGCCTCTTCATTTGGAGATAGGATCCGGTAAGGGGCAGTTTATTGCCGGGATGGGCCGTCAGCATCCAGAATATAACTTTATCGGTGTTGAGTTTGTAAAAAGTGTGATTGTTGGAGCTGTAAAAAAAGTGCTTCAGGCTGACACGGAAAATGTCAGGATGGTCAACGAAAATGCAAGAGATTTGAGAGATCTCTTTGACGAAAATGAAGTTGACCACATCTACTTGAATTTTTCTGATCCATGGCCGAAAAATAAGCACGAAAAGCGGAGGTTGACTTATCATACGTTTCTTGAACAGTATGAGGGCGTCTTAAAACCTGGAGGGCAGGTTACTTTAAAAACGGATAATAAAGGATTGTTCGAGTATTCTCTTGTCAGCTTTTCTGAATACGGAATGGTGATTGAAGATGTTTCCGTCGATCTCCATGCAGATCAGGATCCATTGAATGTTCCTACTGAATATGAAGAGAAATTTTCTGCTAAAGGTCAGCCGATCTATAAATGTAAGGCTCGATTCAATACGTGA
- a CDS encoding PTS transporter subunit IIC has protein sequence MREFLKRKGVHISFHAYLITALSYMALGLFSSLIIGLIIKTIGEQTSLWLVSESFIEMGTLAMDTKIWGGAIGAAIAYGLKAPPLVIFAALFSGASGAELGGPAGSYIAALLATEFGKIVSKETKIDIILTPFATIIVGYTVGVLLGAPIGQLMTGIGEVINWSTQQQPFLMGVLVAVLMGLALTAPISSLAIALMLSLDGIAAGAATVGCAAQMVGFATISYRDNGFGGALAQGIGTSMLQVANVVKKPLIILPPTIAGAILAPVATVWLSLQNNAAGAGMGTSGFVGQIMTFESMGFSWGIVITILFLHFIGPAVISYIFAYWFRRKGWIQPGDMRIEYD, from the coding sequence ATGAGGGAATTTTTAAAAAGAAAAGGTGTACATATATCGTTTCATGCCTATTTAATCACTGCTTTAAGCTACATGGCACTAGGGTTATTCTCTTCTCTTATCATCGGTTTAATAATCAAGACGATTGGAGAACAGACTAGTTTATGGTTGGTTTCAGAATCATTCATTGAAATGGGTACTTTAGCCATGGATACGAAAATTTGGGGAGGAGCTATTGGCGCCGCTATCGCGTATGGTCTGAAAGCACCCCCTCTTGTCATATTCGCAGCCTTATTCAGTGGAGCTTCAGGAGCTGAATTGGGCGGTCCAGCCGGTAGTTATATTGCGGCTTTGCTAGCAACGGAATTCGGAAAAATAGTGAGCAAGGAAACTAAAATAGATATTATTTTGACGCCATTTGCTACGATTATTGTAGGTTATACCGTCGGAGTATTGCTCGGGGCACCGATTGGTCAATTAATGACAGGTATCGGTGAAGTCATCAATTGGTCTACTCAACAGCAGCCATTTTTGATGGGGGTATTGGTGGCTGTGTTGATGGGGCTGGCTTTGACAGCCCCGATATCAAGTTTAGCGATTGCCTTGATGCTTTCCTTGGATGGAATAGCGGCTGGAGCGGCTACAGTAGGGTGTGCTGCCCAAATGGTCGGTTTTGCAACAATCAGCTATCGAGATAACGGATTCGGGGGGGCATTAGCACAAGGTATAGGAACTTCTATGCTTCAGGTGGCCAATGTGGTCAAAAAACCACTCATTATATTACCGCCTACTATAGCAGGAGCGATTCTGGCTCCTGTGGCTACAGTCTGGCTATCCCTCCAGAATAATGCAGCAGGAGCGGGAATGGGGACAAGTGGATTTGTTGGCCAAATTATGACTTTTGAATCTATGGGTTTTTCATGGGGAATCGTCATTACTATTCTGTTTCTCCATTTCATCGGACCCGCTGTCATCAGTTATATATTTGCTTATTGGTTCAGACGCAAAGGATGGATCCAACCTGGAGACATGAGGATTGAATATGATTGA
- a CDS encoding YtnP family quorum-quenching lactonase has protein sequence MKKMKIGRASLTWLEGGVTHMDGGAMFGVVPKPLWSKKYPVNERNQIELRTDPILLEIDGKRLLVDTGIGNQKMNEKLKRNFGVYEESKVEECLTELGLTCEDIDFVLMTHLHFDHACGLTKWDGDQLVAAFPNAVVYTNATEWNEMKNPNMRSKNTYWEANWKPVEELVHTFEDSIEILPGLRMIHTSGHSDGHSIIVFEDEENVFIHMADLMPTHAHQNVLWALAYDDFPVTSVHEKQKWMNYGYNRNAWYVFYHDAIYRAMRFDQQGEIVEKIEQDKHIYEE, from the coding sequence TTGAAAAAAATGAAAATCGGGCGAGCTTCATTGACCTGGCTTGAGGGGGGAGTTACCCATATGGATGGAGGAGCGATGTTCGGAGTAGTTCCTAAGCCTTTATGGAGTAAGAAGTACCCTGTGAATGAGCGTAATCAAATTGAGTTGAGAACGGATCCGATACTATTGGAAATTGATGGGAAGCGGTTGCTTGTCGATACAGGGATAGGTAACCAAAAGATGAATGAGAAGCTGAAGCGGAACTTCGGTGTATACGAAGAGTCAAAGGTAGAGGAGTGTTTAACAGAGTTAGGCTTGACTTGTGAGGACATCGATTTTGTTCTTATGACTCACCTCCATTTTGATCATGCTTGCGGATTGACGAAGTGGGATGGCGATCAGTTAGTTGCTGCTTTTCCTAATGCGGTGGTTTACACGAATGCCACTGAGTGGAATGAAATGAAAAATCCCAATATGCGTTCAAAAAATACTTATTGGGAAGCAAACTGGAAGCCGGTGGAAGAGCTCGTACATACATTTGAAGATTCAATAGAGATCTTACCTGGTCTCCGCATGATTCATACAAGTGGTCATAGTGATGGACATTCTATTATTGTTTTTGAGGATGAAGAGAATGTTTTCATCCATATGGCAGACCTTATGCCGACCCACGCGCACCAAAATGTCCTGTGGGCCCTTGCATATGATGATTTTCCAGTGACTTCTGTTCATGAAAAACAAAAGTGGATGAACTATGGCTATAATAGAAATGCCTGGTACGTTTTTTATCATGATGCTATTTACCGTGCAATGCGTTTTGACCAACAAGGAGAAATTGTAGAGAAGATAGAACAAGATAAACATATCTATGAAGAATGA
- a CDS encoding M42 family metallopeptidase — MNKETQSLFKTLTELPGAPGNEHMVRQFMKDELEKYSDEIVQDRLGGVFGMKNGKGPTVMAAGHMDEVGFMVTQITENGMIRFQTLGGWWSQVMLAQRVQVMTDKGPIVGVIGSIPPHNLTPEQRKKPMEIKNMLIDIGADDKEDAKAIGVKPGQAIVPICPFTPMANEKKILAKAWDNRYGCGLAIELLKELEGIDTPNKLYSGATVQEEVGLRGAQVAANMINPDIFYALDASPANDMSGDKKEFGQLGKGALLRILDRSMVTHRGIREFILDTAETHDIPYQYFVSQGGTDAGRVHMANDGVPSAVVGISSRYIHTSSSIIHVDDYAAAKELLIHLVKTTDQNTIDQINKNV, encoded by the coding sequence ATGAATAAAGAAACGCAAAGTCTTTTCAAAACCTTGACGGAACTCCCCGGTGCTCCTGGTAATGAGCATATGGTTCGTCAATTCATGAAAGATGAACTGGAGAAGTATTCTGATGAGATTGTTCAAGACCGTTTAGGCGGTGTCTTCGGAATGAAAAATGGTAAGGGGCCAACAGTCATGGCGGCAGGTCATATGGATGAAGTCGGCTTTATGGTCACTCAAATAACCGAAAATGGAATGATCCGCTTTCAAACGTTGGGGGGCTGGTGGAGCCAGGTGATGCTTGCTCAGCGTGTACAAGTGATGACAGACAAAGGACCTATCGTGGGTGTCATCGGTTCGATACCACCTCATAATTTGACGCCAGAGCAAAGAAAGAAACCGATGGAAATCAAAAATATGCTGATAGATATCGGGGCTGATGACAAAGAAGACGCCAAAGCGATTGGTGTTAAGCCAGGACAGGCTATTGTCCCGATTTGCCCTTTCACACCTATGGCTAATGAAAAGAAAATCTTAGCTAAAGCTTGGGACAACAGGTATGGTTGTGGTCTTGCCATCGAACTATTGAAAGAGCTTGAAGGGATAGACACACCGAATAAACTGTATTCAGGAGCTACTGTACAAGAAGAGGTAGGACTGCGTGGTGCGCAAGTAGCTGCAAACATGATCAACCCCGATATCTTTTATGCTCTCGATGCTTCACCAGCTAATGACATGAGTGGTGACAAAAAAGAATTCGGACAATTAGGGAAGGGAGCACTTTTACGTATTCTTGATCGCTCTATGGTCACCCATCGCGGGATTAGAGAGTTCATCTTAGATACAGCGGAAACACATGACATTCCATACCAGTATTTTGTATCACAGGGCGGTACAGATGCAGGAAGAGTCCATATGGCGAATGATGGTGTGCCATCAGCTGTCGTAGGGATCAGTTCACGATATATTCATACATCTTCTTCTATCATTCATGTTGATGATTACGCAGCAGCGAAAGAGCTGCTCATTCATCTTGTGAAAACAACTGATCAGAATACGATCGATCAAATTAATAAGAATGTTTAA
- a CDS encoding phosphotransferase family protein, with amino-acid sequence MNWLEHILGSNWTITPAGGSTGEAYYAQTEGKRLFLKRNSSPFLAVLSAEGIVPKLVWTKRLENGDVITAQEWLEGRELKTEEMKHPRVAALLSKIHHSSELLDMLMRLGKHPLTPDEILRDLKENQKVLDRLDPRIEIHQAIKYLEKNVHDVHHDVHVVCHCDTNHNNWLLSADDRLYLIDWDNAMVADPALDLGMLLYTYIPADYWKNWLQEYGVVPDSPMHERMKWYSVSQALSFIQWHQMRGEYDEATIRTEKLKTIMKRHDIIK; translated from the coding sequence GTGAATTGGTTGGAACATATACTTGGTAGTAATTGGACGATAACACCAGCAGGCGGTTCAACAGGAGAAGCCTATTATGCGCAGACAGAAGGAAAACGTTTATTTCTTAAACGCAATTCTTCTCCTTTTCTTGCTGTCTTATCTGCTGAAGGGATTGTACCCAAGCTTGTTTGGACCAAACGGCTGGAAAATGGTGATGTGATTACAGCACAAGAATGGTTAGAAGGACGCGAACTGAAAACCGAGGAAATGAAACACCCGCGCGTAGCTGCATTGTTAAGTAAAATCCATCATTCTTCTGAACTTTTAGATATGTTGATGCGCCTCGGTAAGCATCCATTGACACCTGATGAGATATTGAGAGATTTAAAAGAAAATCAAAAAGTCCTTGATCGACTTGATCCTAGAATTGAAATTCATCAAGCCATTAAGTATCTGGAAAAAAATGTCCATGATGTTCACCACGATGTTCATGTCGTTTGCCATTGTGATACAAATCATAACAACTGGCTGTTGTCCGCTGATGATCGACTTTATTTAATCGATTGGGATAATGCAATGGTAGCTGATCCTGCGCTTGACCTTGGAATGCTGCTTTATACATACATCCCAGCGGACTATTGGAAGAATTGGTTGCAAGAATACGGTGTTGTACCTGATTCTCCTATGCATGAGCGTATGAAGTGGTATTCCGTTTCCCAGGCACTTTCCTTTATTCAATGGCATCAGATGAGAGGCGAATATGACGAAGCGACCATCCGGACAGAAAAATTGAAAACGATTATGAAAAGACATGATATCATAAAATAA
- a CDS encoding YtoQ family protein — translation MELTVYLAGQIHDDWRNQLKEKAAKKDLPIHFVGPQVNHELSDDIGENILGQQPDKVYRDDAASSINNFRTQVLLHKSDAVIALFGESYKQWNTAMDASAAVQLHKPLILVRPKTLVHPLKELSNQADVTVESIDQAVEVLEYLYT, via the coding sequence ATGGAATTAACTGTATACTTAGCGGGGCAGATTCACGATGATTGGCGGAACCAACTGAAGGAAAAAGCAGCAAAAAAAGACCTGCCGATCCACTTTGTAGGTCCACAAGTAAACCACGAGCTATCAGACGATATTGGAGAAAACATCCTCGGCCAGCAGCCTGATAAAGTGTATCGTGATGATGCCGCCTCAAGCATCAACAACTTCAGAACACAAGTCCTTCTGCATAAATCAGATGCAGTCATCGCTCTTTTTGGGGAATCCTATAAACAATGGAATACAGCAATGGATGCCAGTGCGGCCGTGCAACTTCACAAGCCACTGATTTTGGTAAGACCAAAAACCTTAGTACACCCGCTTAAAGAGTTATCAAACCAAGCGGATGTCACAGTCGAATCTATCGATCAGGCTGTAGAGGTGTTAGAGTACCTTTACACATAA
- a CDS encoding DUF84 family protein, translated as MKIYVGSKNPTKIASVKHVFPEMEVVGIEVESKVAAQPFSDDETLEGAINRARECASNNKTHLGIGLEGGVMEIEDDLYLCNWGALVDSKENVYTASGARILLPDDIKADLEKGKELGEVMDIFAEKVEVRKNEGAIGIFTNGFIDREEMFTHVVKLLKGQWLYDQ; from the coding sequence TTGAAAATATATGTGGGTTCAAAAAACCCTACAAAAATCGCCTCTGTCAAACACGTATTCCCTGAAATGGAAGTTGTAGGAATTGAAGTTGAATCAAAAGTGGCTGCACAACCTTTCTCAGACGATGAAACACTAGAAGGGGCGATCAATCGCGCTCGTGAGTGTGCTTCGAATAATAAAACTCATTTAGGAATAGGGCTTGAAGGTGGAGTCATGGAAATTGAAGATGACCTTTATTTGTGTAATTGGGGAGCTTTAGTGGATTCGAAGGAAAATGTTTATACTGCCAGCGGGGCAAGAATCCTACTCCCGGATGACATTAAAGCTGACTTAGAAAAAGGGAAAGAACTAGGCGAGGTTATGGACATTTTCGCTGAAAAAGTTGAAGTAAGAAAAAATGAAGGAGCCATCGGTATTTTTACGAACGGTTTCATAGATCGTGAAGAAATGTTCACACATGTAGTGAAGCTGTTAAAAGGGCAATGGTTGTATGACCAATAA
- a CDS encoding methyl-accepting chemotaxis protein, with protein sequence MKSIRGRVRFILIVSLLGLLVIIGFSTYFFQKQAIMADKSYHIQQSLADSEEIKYLMTATILEQQGFFNNPDKEKAESIQTAIDRVEKASADYTQKYSSYPEIGDQFNKINEQAQLYIEELGPLVNMYKLVGFSDEEGMYKFINSSYEEFNNVIAEVESPPLQSALLQLKVAEQEYINDSNAENLSTFKASAKDFRNTTGSLDLTSEQTSTLNRTLLKYEQTINSMDSTFNQALTIKSSFESIASEVSNQVNQVMVAAEEINGTILEEQQSQQQWITILLAILGGVVLLITLLTGFFLIRSISKSIDSLKTSATIIGDGNLSHRVNLNSNDEMAELGGQFNHMADRMEQSVRKVLQATGVLNTSSEQLANISDQTSNQAQEVNDAINQVATGSQEQAQKIDETNQFIYEVSEAITHTKRSTEEIEVKLGEARSEGKEGLRTVADLEHTSNAFIELASHMANEVQTASKQSKEVNKVVATIEDIADNTDLLALNAAIESARAGEAGKGFAVVADEVRKLAERSKNEARSIQKMVANMAQQMSALSTEAEKFNHYQTSQDEAVTHTKEAFNRIANHVHFMNEQIIQVKDAVHGVDKVNDEVKERLHSISVISEEAVATAEEVAASSENQLLSIEQVHESATGLQGLSQELSAEISQFTIKEQAEDIGSLDEDEEEYDNEETLLHSLIVEDNHLQEEDQGEFDSADEQLKIEETTKEDKLSS encoded by the coding sequence ATGAAATCGATCAGAGGTCGGGTTCGTTTTATTTTAATCGTATCATTATTAGGTTTACTTGTTATTATTGGTTTTTCTACTTACTTCTTTCAAAAACAGGCAATTATGGCAGACAAAAGCTACCACATCCAACAATCTTTAGCAGACAGTGAAGAAATTAAATACTTGATGACCGCCACTATCCTTGAGCAACAAGGGTTTTTCAATAATCCTGACAAGGAGAAAGCAGAGTCCATCCAAACTGCTATTGACCGGGTTGAAAAGGCTTCAGCAGATTACACCCAAAAGTACAGCAGCTACCCTGAAATTGGAGACCAATTCAATAAAATCAATGAACAAGCTCAACTTTACATAGAAGAACTAGGACCGTTAGTAAATATGTACAAACTTGTCGGCTTTTCCGATGAAGAAGGAATGTACAAATTCATTAATTCTTCATATGAAGAATTTAATAATGTAATCGCTGAAGTCGAAAGCCCTCCTTTGCAAAGTGCTTTGCTGCAATTGAAAGTAGCTGAACAAGAATACATAAACGATTCAAATGCAGAAAACCTCTCCACTTTTAAAGCAAGTGCCAAAGATTTCAGAAATACGACTGGCTCTCTCGATTTGACTAGTGAGCAGACATCCACTCTAAATAGGACCTTATTAAAATACGAACAAACCATCAATTCAATGGACAGTACATTCAACCAGGCATTGACAATAAAATCTTCCTTTGAATCCATTGCTTCAGAAGTATCAAATCAGGTTAACCAGGTTATGGTTGCTGCTGAAGAAATCAATGGAACAATATTAGAAGAACAGCAGAGTCAACAGCAATGGATCACCATTTTGCTTGCCATACTGGGTGGTGTCGTCCTTCTTATTACGCTGCTTACCGGTTTCTTTCTCATTCGGTCCATTTCAAAATCCATCGACAGCCTTAAAACAAGTGCTACGATTATCGGAGATGGAAATCTATCTCACCGCGTCAATTTAAATTCAAATGATGAAATGGCAGAACTCGGAGGACAATTCAACCATATGGCTGACCGTATGGAGCAATCTGTTCGGAAAGTCCTGCAAGCGACCGGGGTTCTGAATACATCATCAGAACAACTCGCAAACATTTCTGATCAGACCTCTAATCAAGCACAAGAAGTCAACGATGCCATCAACCAAGTAGCCACCGGTTCCCAAGAACAAGCGCAAAAAATTGACGAGACCAATCAATTCATCTACGAGGTATCCGAAGCCATCACTCACACAAAACGATCTACTGAAGAGATTGAAGTGAAGTTAGGGGAAGCCAGATCAGAAGGCAAAGAAGGCTTAAGGACTGTGGCAGATCTAGAGCATACCTCTAATGCTTTTATAGAACTTGCCTCTCATATGGCGAACGAAGTACAAACTGCTTCCAAGCAGTCCAAAGAAGTAAATAAAGTAGTGGCCACCATTGAGGATATAGCAGATAATACAGATCTCCTTGCATTGAATGCGGCCATTGAATCTGCCCGTGCAGGGGAAGCAGGCAAAGGATTTGCAGTTGTTGCAGATGAAGTGAGAAAATTAGCTGAACGTTCAAAAAATGAAGCGCGAAGCATTCAAAAAATGGTAGCAAACATGGCTCAGCAAATGTCTGCACTTTCAACAGAAGCAGAAAAATTCAACCATTACCAAACTTCCCAGGATGAAGCCGTCACTCACACAAAAGAAGCTTTCAACCGAATTGCCAACCATGTTCACTTTATGAATGAGCAAATCATACAAGTGAAAGATGCTGTACATGGCGTTGATAAAGTGAATGACGAGGTAAAAGAAAGGCTCCATAGTATCAGTGTCATATCAGAAGAAGCTGTAGCTACTGCAGAAGAAGTCGCCGCATCAAGTGAAAATCAGTTACTATCCATCGAACAAGTTCACGAGTCTGCTACTGGCCTCCAAGGGTTGTCCCAAGAGCTTTCGGCTGAAATCAGTCAATTTACGATTAAAGAACAAGCAGAAGATATAGGGAGTTTGGATGAGGATGAAGAAGAGTATGACAATGAAGAAACCCTACTGCATTCACTAATTGTTGAAGATAACCATTTACAAGAAGAGGATCAAGGTGAGTTTGATTCTGCTGATGAGCAATTGAAAATCGAAGAAACAACTAAAGAAGACAAGTTATCTTCCTGA
- the ytpR gene encoding YtpR family tRNA-binding protein: MDVYYNRNGVGDVLIIPIKQGEQDTFKKEEYGDVVKITDRRDGSLLGYNIFNASKYFDLKEQGKMRMTEEMLAPIKNLFTKNQLDDVLDFDLAPKFVVGYVKEKGAHENADKLSVCHVDVGEESLQIVCGAPNIEQGQKVVVAKVGAVMPGGMEIKDAKLRGVPSTGMICSAKELNLPDAPQEKGILVLEDHYEVGQPFEF; the protein is encoded by the coding sequence ATGGATGTGTATTATAACCGCAATGGAGTCGGTGACGTGTTGATTATCCCGATAAAACAGGGAGAGCAAGACACTTTTAAGAAAGAGGAGTATGGTGATGTTGTTAAAATCACTGATCGTAGAGATGGGTCATTGTTAGGATACAATATCTTTAATGCCTCAAAATATTTCGACTTGAAAGAACAAGGGAAAATGCGTATGACTGAAGAAATGCTGGCCCCTATCAAGAATTTGTTTACGAAAAACCAATTGGATGATGTCCTGGATTTCGACTTGGCGCCTAAATTTGTGGTTGGTTATGTGAAAGAGAAAGGCGCCCATGAAAATGCGGATAAACTGAGTGTGTGTCATGTCGATGTTGGGGAGGAATCCCTGCAGATTGTATGTGGTGCGCCGAATATTGAGCAAGGCCAAAAAGTAGTCGTAGCAAAAGTCGGGGCTGTTATGCCTGGTGGGATGGAAATCAAAGATGCTAAATTAAGAGGTGTTCCTTCCACAGGAATGATATGTTCAGCCAAAGAGTTGAATTTACCTGATGCTCCTCAGGAAAAGGGGATTTTAGTATTGGAAGATCATTATGAAGTGGGACAACCATTTGAATTCTAA
- a CDS encoding thioredoxin family protein, giving the protein MITLESDHQLKNLIENESVILLFSADWCPDCRVIEPFIPELEEDYSDWTFVYVDRDQFIHVCAENDVFGIPSFLAFNDGEEVGRFVSKERKTKEEIETFLTKVSK; this is encoded by the coding sequence ATGATTACTTTAGAATCAGATCATCAATTGAAAAATCTTATTGAAAATGAATCCGTTATACTTTTATTCTCAGCTGATTGGTGTCCGGATTGCAGGGTGATTGAACCTTTCATTCCTGAATTAGAAGAGGATTATTCTGATTGGACATTCGTCTATGTCGATCGGGACCAATTCATACACGTATGTGCGGAAAATGATGTCTTCGGAATTCCTAGTTTTCTTGCTTTTAATGATGGAGAAGAAGTAGGACGATTTGTTAGTAAAGAAAGAAAAACAAAAGAAGAAATAGAAACGTTTCTTACAAAAGTGAGCAAATAA
- a CDS encoding DUF1444 domain-containing protein, whose translation MKMTSIKMKKKLEDRLKNDQWKTTFNRDKDTFRIEWIDSGEGITITLPNVISKFQARGEPALDELEDHVQEALRVMNETHHLTGKEQHIFPVIRSASFPTETEQGKKLIYIDHTAETRVYYALDLGKSYQLIDEEMLEREGWTLGRITEVAGFNVRSLPVEMKKDSVYGNDFYFHSMGDGYDASRILNEVVLEELKAECKGELAISIPHQDVIIFADVQNPEGYDILAQMAMKFFAEGTVPVTSLSFLYEDKQLEPIFILAQKKPKKDRKEE comes from the coding sequence ATGAAAATGACCAGTATTAAAATGAAGAAGAAGTTGGAAGATCGTCTGAAAAATGATCAATGGAAGACGACTTTCAATAGGGATAAAGATACTTTTAGAATTGAATGGATCGATTCAGGTGAAGGAATTACCATTACATTGCCTAACGTCATCTCAAAGTTCCAGGCTCGTGGAGAACCAGCTCTTGATGAGCTGGAGGATCATGTCCAGGAGGCACTGAGAGTGATGAATGAGACCCATCACTTAACGGGAAAAGAGCAGCATATCTTTCCTGTAATTCGCTCGGCATCTTTCCCTACAGAAACAGAACAAGGCAAAAAACTTATATATATAGACCACACCGCGGAAACAAGGGTGTATTACGCATTGGATCTCGGTAAATCTTATCAATTGATTGACGAAGAAATGCTTGAACGAGAAGGTTGGACACTTGGAAGAATTACTGAAGTGGCAGGGTTCAATGTACGTTCTCTTCCAGTGGAAATGAAAAAGGACAGCGTATATGGGAATGATTTTTATTTTCACTCCATGGGTGATGGTTATGACGCCAGCCGAATTCTGAATGAAGTTGTACTGGAAGAATTGAAAGCTGAATGTAAAGGCGAACTTGCCATCAGCATCCCTCATCAGGATGTCATCATTTTTGCGGACGTTCAAAATCCTGAGGGTTATGATATATTAGCTCAGATGGCAATGAAATTTTTCGCAGAAGGTACGGTTCCTGTTACCTCCTTATCTTTTCTTTATGAAGACAAGCAATTGGAACCGATATTCATCCTTGCCCAAAAGAAACCGAAAAAGGATCGAAAGGAAGAGTAG
- a CDS encoding PepSY domain-containing protein: protein MNWKKVALAAGVGALAGYVVKEQLNNGQGVTPEKALKIAKEAFKKQGPISGSWIYMKPEELNKNGINYDVYRGGISKNQDGETSQFEFYIDTDTGTIVDVAETTA, encoded by the coding sequence ATGAACTGGAAAAAAGTCGCACTAGCTGCTGGTGTAGGAGCATTAGCAGGCTATGTTGTCAAAGAACAGTTAAATAATGGTCAGGGAGTTACCCCTGAAAAAGCTTTGAAGATTGCAAAAGAAGCTTTTAAAAAGCAAGGACCGATCAGCGGATCTTGGATCTATATGAAGCCAGAAGAATTGAACAAGAATGGCATTAATTATGATGTTTACCGTGGAGGTATTTCTAAGAATCAGGACGGGGAAACGTCTCAATTTGAATTTTACATTGATACCGATACAGGTACAATTGTTGATGTAGCTGAAACAACGGCATAA